In Bacteroides sp., the genomic stretch CAAGTGAAGGTTGCTTTTTTAGGATTTGTGTACGGGAAAATATGCGCTCTATTTGAAATTTGGCATATCTGGCCGAATCGAGGGAAATGTAATCAAATATTTCCCTGAGATCCTGCCTGGCTGAAACCAGCCAACTTATTCGAACCATTTTTGAAGATCCTCTTTTAGTTCGTCCTCACTGATGGCTTCGCCGCTTTGAGATTGCTGTATCCTTTTTTCAAGCTTGTCAATAAAGATCAGGCGTTCAATCAGCTCGTCCATGGAGAACGTATCCGGGAACTTCTCGATGTGTTCCTTCAATTTTTCCTTTGTAATCATGCTGAATTTTTACTCAAGGTACTCATTTCTTCTGCAATAAGATTGCAGTATTCCAGAAATATCCTAAGTCCTGTATTGGTCAGGATGAGGTTGTTGCCGGGCAGGACAGGGTTCATTTGCTGTCCCAAAAGGCCCGTAGCAGCCCGAAGGGACCCGATCTGCATTTTCCTGCCGCCAGGGGGTATTCACGCCTTTAAAAACAAGCCATGCCCTTAGTTGGCGCAGTTGGTTCGCCAGGCTTCACCCTCCCCCAGAATTAACGCAATCTTAAACATGGGAATATTATAGTATTTTCGGATTTTAACCACCTTCCGAAAAATTCTACGCCATGCTTCGACTTGCCTCCCTCCTTTGCCTTGTCTTGTGGTCTGCCGGGGCTTCTGCCCAACAGAAACCCACCATCTACATCGACATCCCCACCGAGAAAAAGCCGTGGAACCACATTGAGTGGAACGAGTCCCCGGCCCAGTTCCAGTTTGCCATCGTTACCGACCGCACCGGCGGGCACCGCCCCGGGGTGTTCCCCATGGGGATCCGGAAGCTGAACCTGCTGCAGCCGGAATTTGTGATGAGCGTGGGGGACCTGATAGAAGGGTATACCAAAGACACTGTGCAGCTGAATGCCGAATGGAAGGAGTTTATGAGCTTTATCGAGCCGCTGGAGGCCCCGTTCTTCTATGTGCCCGGGAACCACGACATCACCAAC encodes the following:
- a CDS encoding metallophosphoesterase family protein — translated: MLRLASLLCLVLWSAGASAQQKPTIYIDIPTEKKPWNHIEWNESPAQFQFAIVTDRTGGHRPGVFPMGIRKLNLLQPEFVMSVGDLIEGYTKDTVQLNAEWKEFMSFIEPLEAPFFYVPGNHDITN